In a genomic window of Streptococcus oralis subsp. tigurinus:
- the coaB gene encoding phosphopantothenate--cysteine ligase, with protein MKILVTSGGTSEAIDSVRAITNHSTGRLGKIITETLLAAGHEVCLITTKRSLKPESHPNLSIREITNTHELLLEMQERVKDYQVLIHSMAVSDYTPVYMTGLEEVQASSNLEEFLSKQNHQTKISSTDEVQVLFLKKTPKIISLVKEWNPAIHLIGFKLLVDVNEDHLVDIARKSLIKNQADLIIANDLTQISANQHRAIFVEKDHLQTVHTKEEIAELLLEKIQSYHS; from the coding sequence ATGAAAATTTTAGTTACGTCAGGCGGTACCAGTGAAGCTATCGATAGCGTCCGCGCTATCACTAACCATTCTACAGGTCGCCTGGGGAAAATCATCACTGAAACTTTGCTTGCTGCAGGACATGAAGTTTGTTTGATAACGACAAAACGATCTCTGAAGCCAGAATCCCATCCCAACCTAAGTATTCGAGAAATTACCAATACCCACGAGCTTCTACTAGAAATGCAAGAACGTGTCAAGGATTATCAGGTCTTGATCCACTCAATGGCTGTGTCCGACTACACTCCTGTTTATATGACAGGGCTTGAGGAAGTTCAGGCTAGCTCCAATCTAGAAGAATTTTTAAGCAAGCAAAATCATCAAACTAAGATTTCTTCAACTGATGAGGTTCAGGTTTTATTCCTGAAAAAAACACCCAAAATCATCTCTCTAGTCAAGGAATGGAATCCAGCTATTCATCTGATTGGTTTCAAACTGCTAGTTGATGTTAACGAAGATCATCTGGTTGACATTGCTAGAAAAAGTCTTATCAAGAACCAAGCAGACTTAATCATTGCAAATGATCTGACTCAAATTTCAGCAAACCAACATCGTGCAATCTTTGTTGAGAAAGATCATCTTCAAACGGTTCATACTAAAGAAGAAATTGCAGAACTCCTCCTTGAAAAGATTCAATCCTATCATTCATAG
- a CDS encoding transcription repressor NadR yields the protein MTTDRKQALLKLLKEAPKALNGQTLAEHFHVTRQVIVQDIAILRADGAPILSTNRGYIYKENDASPYVHKLFKVKHELEEIGQELLAIVDNGGRVQNILIDHPVYGEIETHLKLTCRRDVQHFLEQVENSDFRPLSELTDGIHYHLVEAETQQDLHYIEEALDQLGYLVKD from the coding sequence ATGACAACGGATCGCAAACAAGCTCTTCTCAAACTATTAAAAGAGGCGCCAAAAGCTCTCAATGGTCAAACCTTGGCTGAACACTTTCATGTTACGCGCCAAGTCATTGTACAGGATATCGCTATTCTCCGAGCAGATGGGGCTCCTATCCTATCCACCAATCGTGGTTATATCTACAAAGAAAATGATGCCAGTCCCTACGTCCACAAACTCTTTAAAGTGAAACATGAACTGGAAGAAATCGGGCAGGAACTTCTAGCCATTGTAGATAATGGCGGACGCGTTCAAAATATCTTAATCGATCATCCCGTTTATGGTGAAATTGAAACCCACCTCAAACTCACCTGCCGCCGAGATGTCCAGCACTTTCTGGAACAAGTCGAGAATTCAGACTTTAGACCCCTTTCTGAATTGACAGACGGCATCCATTACCACCTTGTTGAAGCCGAGACACAACAAGACCTCCACTATATCGAGGAGGCCTTGGATCAGTTAGGTTATTTGGTAAAAGACTAG
- the uvrB gene encoding excinuclease ABC subunit UvrB, with the protein MINRITDNKFKLVSKYQPSGDQPQAIEQLVDNIEGGEKAQILMGATGTGKTYTMSQVISKVNKPTLVIAHNKTLAGQLYGEFKEFFPENAVEYFVSYYDYYQPEAYVPSSDTYIEKDSSVNDEIDKLRHSATSALLERNDVIVVASVSCIYGLGSPKEYADSVVSLRPGLEISRDKLLNDLVDIQFERNDIDFQRGRFRVRGDVVEIFPASRDEHAFRVEFFGDEIDRIREVEALTGQVLGEVDHLAIFPATHFVTNDDHMEVAIAKIQAELEEQLAVFEKEGKLLEAQRLKQRTEYDIEMLREMGYTNGVENYSRHMDGRSEGEPPYTLLDFFPDDFLIMIDESHMTMGQIKGMYNGDRSRKEMLVNYGFRLPSALDNRPLRREEFESHVHQIVYVSATPGDYENEQTETVIEQIIRPTGLLDPEVEVRPTMGQIDDLLGEINARVEKNERTFITTLTKKMAEDLTDYFKEMGIKVKYMHSDIKTLERTEIIRDLRLGVFDVLVGINLLREGIDVPEVSLVAILDADKEGFLRNERGLIQTIGRAARNSEGHVIMYADTMTQSMQRAIDETARRRKIQMAYNEEHGIVPQTIKKEIRDLIAVTKAVAKEEDKEVDINSLNKQERKELVKKLEKQMQEAVEVLDFELAAQIRDMMLEVKALG; encoded by the coding sequence ATGATAAATCGAATTACAGATAATAAATTTAAACTAGTATCAAAATACCAACCTTCAGGAGATCAACCACAAGCGATTGAGCAGTTGGTTGACAATATCGAGGGTGGAGAAAAGGCTCAGATTTTGATGGGGGCGACGGGTACAGGGAAGACCTACACCATGAGTCAGGTCATTTCCAAAGTCAATAAACCTACTTTGGTCATTGCCCATAACAAAACCCTAGCTGGTCAGCTCTACGGAGAGTTTAAGGAATTTTTCCCTGAGAATGCTGTTGAGTACTTCGTATCCTACTATGATTATTATCAACCCGAGGCCTATGTGCCTTCTAGTGATACCTACATTGAGAAGGATAGCTCGGTCAATGACGAGATTGATAAGCTCCGTCACTCAGCGACTTCAGCCCTTCTGGAGCGCAATGATGTCATCGTTGTGGCTTCAGTCTCTTGTATCTATGGTTTGGGTTCGCCCAAGGAATACGCTGATAGCGTGGTTAGTCTGCGTCCAGGTCTTGAGATTTCTCGTGATAAACTTTTGAATGACTTGGTCGATATTCAGTTTGAACGTAACGATATTGATTTCCAACGGGGAAGATTTCGTGTTCGTGGGGATGTGGTGGAGATTTTCCCAGCTTCCCGAGATGAACACGCTTTTCGAGTAGAGTTTTTCGGGGATGAAATTGATCGTATCCGTGAAGTTGAGGCTTTGACAGGTCAGGTATTGGGAGAAGTGGATCATTTGGCGATTTTCCCTGCCACTCACTTTGTGACCAATGATGACCACATGGAAGTTGCGATTGCGAAAATTCAAGCAGAATTAGAAGAGCAGTTAGCCGTCTTTGAGAAGGAAGGCAAACTGCTAGAAGCCCAGCGTTTGAAACAGCGAACAGAGTATGATATTGAGATGTTACGTGAGATGGGCTATACCAATGGTGTTGAAAACTACTCACGCCACATGGATGGTCGTAGCGAAGGAGAGCCTCCTTATACGCTTCTTGACTTCTTCCCAGATGATTTCTTGATTATGATTGATGAAAGTCACATGACTATGGGGCAAATAAAGGGCATGTACAATGGTGACCGTTCTCGTAAGGAAATGTTAGTGAATTATGGTTTCCGCTTGCCGTCTGCCTTGGACAATCGTCCCCTCCGTCGTGAAGAGTTTGAAAGCCATGTCCATCAGATTGTTTACGTTTCAGCGACACCAGGTGACTATGAAAATGAACAGACGGAGACAGTGATTGAGCAAATCATTCGTCCGACAGGGCTTCTAGACCCAGAGGTGGAAGTTCGTCCGACTATGGGACAGATTGATGACCTCCTAGGTGAAATCAATGCCCGTGTTGAAAAGAACGAACGAACCTTTATTACCACCTTGACTAAGAAAATGGCAGAAGACTTGACCGACTACTTCAAGGAAATGGGCATCAAAGTCAAGTACATGCACTCGGACATCAAGACCTTGGAGCGGACGGAGATTATCCGTGACCTACGCTTGGGTGTCTTTGATGTTTTGGTTGGAATCAACCTGCTCCGCGAAGGGATTGACGTACCTGAAGTAAGTTTGGTTGCTATTCTAGATGCTGACAAGGAAGGCTTCCTTCGTAACGAACGTGGCCTCATCCAGACCATTGGACGTGCTGCCCGTAATAGCGAAGGACATGTTATCATGTACGCTGATACCATGACTCAGTCTATGCAACGTGCCATAGATGAAACGGCCCGTCGTCGGAAAATCCAGATGGCTTATAATGAAGAACATGGCATTGTACCTCAGACAATCAAGAAAGAAATTCGTGACTTGATTGCCGTGACCAAGGCAGTTGCTAAAGAAGAGGACAAGGAAGTCGATATCAACAGCCTCAACAAACAAGAGCGTAAAGAACTCGTCAAGAAACTAGAAAAACAAATGCAAGAAGCCGTCGAAGTGCTTGACTTTGAATTGGCGGCCCAGATTCGTGATATGATGCTGGAAGTCAAGGCGTTGGGGTAG
- a CDS encoding ECF transporter S component, protein MDIRKKTQFMTMTALLTAIAILIPIIMPFKIVIPPASYTLGSHIPIFIAMFLSPLMAAFVIIASSLGFLMAGYPMVIVLRAFSHIVFGTLGALYLKKFPETLDKPKASWIFNFVLGVVHAIAEVLACIIFYATSGTNVENMFYVLFVLVGFGTIVHSMVDYTLALAVYKVLRKRR, encoded by the coding sequence ATGGATATACGGAAAAAAACGCAGTTTATGACTATGACTGCCCTACTCACTGCAATAGCGATTTTGATTCCAATCATTATGCCTTTTAAAATCGTTATCCCACCGGCTTCTTACACTTTAGGAAGTCATATCCCCATCTTTATCGCCATGTTTCTTTCGCCTTTGATGGCTGCTTTTGTGATTATTGCTTCTAGTCTTGGTTTTCTGATGGCAGGCTACCCTATGGTTATTGTCCTACGCGCCTTTTCTCACATCGTTTTTGGTACTTTGGGGGCTTTGTACTTAAAGAAATTCCCTGAAACCTTGGATAAACCAAAGGCATCTTGGATTTTTAACTTTGTTTTGGGTGTTGTTCACGCTATCGCTGAAGTACTAGCTTGTATCATCTTCTATGCTACTTCAGGGACAAACGTTGAAAATATGTTTTATGTTCTCTTCGTCCTAGTTGGCTTTGGCACAATTGTCCATAGTATGGTAGACTATACATTAGCACTAGCTGTCTATAAAGTGCTTCGAAAACGTCGCTAA
- a CDS encoding amino acid ABC transporter ATP-binding protein translates to MAKLKIDVNDLHKYYGKNEVLKGITTKFYEGNVVCIIGPSGSGKSTFLRSLNLLEEVTSGHITVNGYDLTDKSTNVDHVRENVGMVFQHFNLFPHMSVLENITFAPIEHKRMTKEEAEKLGMELLEKVGLADKANANPDSLSGGQKQRVAIARGLAMNPDIMLFDEPTSALDPEMVGDVLNVMKELAEQGMTMIIVTHEMGFARQVANRVIFTADGEFLEDGTPDQIFDNPQHPRLKEFLDKVLNV, encoded by the coding sequence ATGGCAAAACTAAAAATTGATGTAAATGATTTGCATAAGTATTATGGAAAAAATGAAGTTTTAAAAGGCATTACTACTAAGTTCTATGAAGGGAATGTTGTCTGTATCATCGGTCCTTCTGGTTCTGGTAAATCCACTTTCCTCCGCAGCCTTAACCTTCTCGAGGAGGTAACGAGTGGTCACATCACTGTGAATGGTTATGATTTGACTGACAAATCAACCAATGTCGACCATGTTCGTGAGAACGTAGGAATGGTTTTCCAACATTTCAACCTCTTCCCTCACATGTCCGTTCTAGAGAATATCACTTTTGCTCCTATTGAACACAAACGGATGACCAAAGAAGAAGCCGAGAAATTAGGGATGGAGTTGCTTGAAAAGGTTGGACTAGCAGATAAAGCTAATGCCAACCCAGATAGCCTATCAGGTGGTCAGAAACAACGTGTGGCCATCGCTCGTGGACTTGCCATGAATCCAGACATCATGCTCTTTGATGAGCCAACTTCCGCTCTTGACCCTGAGATGGTCGGAGATGTACTGAATGTTATGAAGGAATTGGCGGAACAAGGCATGACCATGATTATCGTAACCCATGAGATGGGATTTGCTCGTCAGGTGGCCAACCGTGTTATCTTTACGGCTGATGGCGAATTCCTGGAAGATGGAACTCCAGATCAAATCTTCGATAACCCGCAACACCCTCGTCTAAAAGAGTTCTTGGATAAGGTCTTAAATGTATAA
- a CDS encoding ECF transporter S component codes for MKKRSNIAPIAIFFATMLVIHFLSSLLFNLFPFPIKPTIVHVPVIIASIIYGPRVGVTLGFLMGLLSLTVNTITILPTSYLFSPFVPNGNIYSAIIAIVPRILIGLTPYLVYKLMKNKTGLILAGALGSLTNTVFVLGGIFYLFGNVFDGNIQKLLATVISTNSIAELVISAILTVMIVPRLETLKK; via the coding sequence ATGAAAAAACGATCTAATATTGCCCCAATTGCTATCTTTTTTGCGACCATGTTGGTCATTCACTTTCTAAGCTCTCTCTTATTTAATCTATTCCCATTCCCAATTAAACCAACTATCGTGCATGTTCCTGTTATTATTGCAAGTATTATTTACGGTCCACGCGTTGGGGTTACACTTGGATTTTTAATGGGACTACTTAGCTTGACGGTTAACACGATTACGATTCTACCGACAAGTTACCTCTTCTCCCCATTTGTACCAAACGGAAACATCTACTCAGCTATCATAGCTATCGTTCCACGTATTTTGATTGGTTTAACTCCTTATCTAGTTTATAAACTGATGAAAAATAAAACTGGTCTGATTTTAGCTGGTGCCCTTGGTTCACTTACCAACACAGTCTTTGTACTTGGTGGAATTTTCTACCTTTTTGGAAATGTCTTTGATGGGAATATCCAAAAACTCCTAGCAACTGTTATCTCTACAAACTCAATCGCCGAATTGGTTATCTCAGCCATCTTGACTGTAATGATTGTCCCACGTCTCGAAACCTTGAAGAAATAA
- the zwf gene encoding glucose-6-phosphate dehydrogenase has translation MSSKVIVTIFGASGDLAKRKLYPSLFRLYKSGNLSDHFAVIGTARRPWSKEYFESVVVESILDLADSVEEAQSFASHFYYQSHDVNDTEHYIELRKLQAELNEKYQTEHNKLFFLSMAPQFFGTIAKHLKSEQIVDGKGFERLIVEKPFGTDYATAKQLNEELLATFDEEQIYRIDHYLGKEMIQSIFAVRFANMIFENVWNRDHIDNVQITFAERLGVEERGGYYDESGALRDMVQNHTLQLLSLLAMDKPASFTKDEIRAEKIKVFKNLYHPTEEELKEQFIRGQYRSGKIDGMKYISYRSEPNVDPESTTETFASGAFFVDSDRFRGIPFFFRTGKRLTEKGTHVNIVFKQMDSIFGEPLAPNILTIYIQPTEGFSLSLNGKQVGEEFNLAPSSLDYRTDATATGASPDPYEKLIYDVLNNNSTNFSHWDEVSASWKLIDRIEKLWAENGAPLYDYKAGSMGPQASFDLLEKFGAKWTWQPDIAYREEGRLE, from the coding sequence ATGTCATCAAAGGTTATTGTTACAATTTTCGGTGCGAGTGGAGATTTAGCTAAACGCAAACTCTACCCTTCCCTTTTCAGACTCTATAAATCAGGTAATTTGTCTGATCATTTTGCTGTTATCGGAACGGCTCGTAGACCTTGGAGTAAGGAATATTTTGAGTCTGTTGTAGTCGAATCCATTCTTGATTTGGCAGATAGCGTAGAAGAAGCTCAATCTTTTGCTAGTCATTTTTACTATCAAAGTCATGATGTCAATGATACCGAACACTACATCGAATTACGCAAACTTCAGGCTGAGTTAAACGAAAAATACCAAACCGAGCACAACAAGCTCTTCTTCCTCTCTATGGCTCCACAATTCTTTGGGACTATCGCCAAACACCTCAAGTCAGAGCAAATCGTAGACGGAAAAGGCTTTGAACGTTTGATTGTCGAGAAACCTTTCGGTACAGACTATGCTACTGCTAAACAACTCAATGAAGAACTTCTTGCTACCTTCGACGAGGAGCAAATTTACCGTATTGACCACTACCTAGGTAAAGAGATGATTCAGAGTATTTTTGCAGTCCGCTTTGCCAATATGATTTTTGAAAATGTTTGGAATCGCGATCATATTGATAATGTTCAGATTACATTTGCTGAGCGTCTAGGTGTTGAAGAACGTGGTGGCTACTATGATGAATCAGGTGCCCTTCGTGATATGGTGCAAAACCATACACTCCAACTCCTCTCTCTTCTAGCCATGGACAAACCAGCTAGCTTTACAAAGGATGAGATTCGTGCTGAAAAGATAAAGGTCTTTAAAAACCTCTATCATCCAACTGAGGAAGAATTGAAAGAACAGTTTATCCGTGGTCAGTACCGCTCTGGTAAAATCGATGGTATGAAATACATTTCCTATCGAAGCGAGCCAAATGTCGATCCTGAATCTACAACAGAAACCTTTGCATCTGGCGCCTTCTTTGTAGATAGCGATCGTTTCCGTGGTATTCCCTTCTTCTTCCGTACTGGTAAACGCCTGACAGAAAAAGGCACTCATGTCAATATCGTCTTTAAGCAAATGGACTCTATCTTTGGAGAGCCTCTTGCTCCAAACATTTTGACAATCTATATCCAACCAACTGAAGGCTTCTCACTCAGCCTCAATGGGAAGCAAGTCGGTGAAGAATTTAACCTAGCACCAAGCTCTCTGGATTACCGTACAGATGCTACTGCTACTGGGGCCTCACCAGATCCTTACGAGAAATTAATCTACGATGTTTTGAACAACAACTCAACCAACTTTAGCCACTGGGACGAGGTGAGTGCTTCTTGGAAATTGATTGACCGTATCGAAAAGCTCTGGGCTGAAAATGGAGCTCCACTCTACGATTATAAAGCTGGAAGTATGGGCCCACAAGCTAGCTTTGACTTACTAGAGAAGTTTGGAGCTAAATGGACTTGGCAACCAGATATCGCCTATCGTGAAGAAGGTCGTTTAGAATAA
- the coaC gene encoding phosphopantothenoylcysteine decarboxylase produces the protein MANILLAVTGSIASYKSADLVSSLKKQGHQVTVLMTQAATEFIQPLTLQVLSQNPVHLDVMKEPYPDQVNHIQLGKETDLFIVAPATANTIAKLAHGFADNMVTSTALSLPQNIPKLLAPAMNTKMYDHPATQTNLKTLETYGYKLISPKESLLACGDYGRGALADLDIILERIKETLNEKTI, from the coding sequence ATGGCAAACATTCTCTTGGCTGTAACTGGGTCAATCGCCTCTTACAAGTCGGCAGATTTAGTCAGTTCTCTAAAAAAACAAGGCCATCAAGTCACTGTCTTAATGACTCAGGCTGCTACAGAGTTTATCCAACCTTTGACACTACAGGTCTTATCACAGAATCCTGTCCACTTGGATGTCATGAAGGAACCCTATCCTGATCAGGTCAATCATATCCAACTTGGTAAAGAAACGGATTTATTTATCGTGGCCCCTGCCACAGCTAACACCATTGCAAAACTAGCACATGGCTTTGCGGACAACATGGTGACTAGTACAGCGTTATCTTTACCCCAAAACATTCCTAAACTACTTGCTCCTGCTATGAATACAAAAATGTATGACCATCCGGCAACTCAAACAAACCTTAAAACTTTAGAAACATATGGTTACAAGCTTATCTCTCCAAAAGAATCCTTACTTGCTTGTGGAGACTACGGAAGGGGAGCTTTGGCAGACCTTGATATTATTTTAGAAAGAATAAAGGAAACTCTCAATGAAAAAACGATCTAA
- a CDS encoding ABC transporter substrate-binding protein/permease has product MKKKILACLLILFPIFSLGMAKADTVKIVSDTAYAPFEFKDSDQTYKGIDVDIINKVAEIKGWNIQMSYPGFDAAVNAVQSGQADAIMAGMTKTKERENVFTMSDTYYDTKVVIATTKANKITKYEELSGKTVGVKNGTAAQRFLESIKDKYGFSIKTFDTGDLMNNSLSAGAVNAIMDDKPVIEYAINQGQDLSINMDGEAVGSFAFGVKKGSKYEHLVTEFNEALAQMKKDGSLEQIIQKWTASKTTASPTITTAAGQKATPVKSKYIIASDSSFAPFVFQNSSNQYTGIDMDLIKAIAKDQGFEIEITNPGFDAAISAVQAGQADGIIAGMSVTDARKETFDFSESYYTANTILGVKESSTIASYEDLKDKTVGVKNGTASQTFLTENQSKYGYKIKTFADGASMYDSLNTGSIDAVMDDEPVLKYSISQGQKLKTPIAGTPIGETAFAVKKGTNPELIQMFNNGLANLKANGEFQKILDKYLASETSSDSTSTVDETTIWGLLQNNYKQLLSGLGITLALALISFAIAIVIGIIFGMFSVSPYKSLRLISEIFVDVIRGIPLMILAAFIFWGIPNFIESITGQQSPINDFVAGTIALSLNAAAYIAEIVRGGIQAVPVGQMEASRSLGISYGKTMRKIILPQATKLMLPNFVNQFVIALKDTTIVSAIGLVELFQTGKIIIARNYQSFKMYAILAIFYLVIITLLTRLAKRLEKRIR; this is encoded by the coding sequence ATGAAGAAAAAAATACTAGCATGTTTGCTCATTTTATTTCCCATTTTCTCACTAGGTATGGCAAAAGCTGATACTGTTAAGATTGTGTCTGATACAGCTTACGCACCTTTTGAGTTTAAAGATTCAGATCAAACCTACAAAGGGATTGATGTTGATATTATCAATAAAGTCGCAGAAATCAAAGGATGGAACATCCAAATGTCTTATCCCGGCTTTGACGCAGCCGTAAATGCAGTGCAGTCAGGTCAAGCAGATGCTATTATGGCAGGTATGACAAAAACAAAAGAACGTGAAAATGTCTTTACCATGTCTGATACCTATTATGATACAAAAGTTGTCATTGCTACCACTAAGGCAAATAAAATCACCAAATATGAGGAACTCAGTGGGAAAACAGTTGGAGTTAAGAACGGAACTGCCGCTCAACGTTTCCTCGAAAGTATCAAAGATAAATACGGTTTCTCTATCAAAACTTTTGATACAGGTGATTTGATGAATAACAGTCTAAGTGCTGGTGCTGTAAATGCCATCATGGATGACAAACCTGTTATTGAGTATGCGATTAACCAAGGACAAGATCTCAGCATCAATATGGATGGTGAGGCTGTTGGAAGCTTTGCCTTTGGTGTCAAGAAAGGGAGCAAGTATGAACACTTGGTTACCGAGTTTAACGAAGCCCTAGCACAAATGAAGAAGGATGGTAGCTTGGAGCAAATCATCCAAAAGTGGACGGCTTCTAAAACTACGGCAAGCCCAACAATAACTACTGCTGCTGGACAAAAAGCTACTCCTGTGAAAAGCAAGTACATTATTGCCAGCGACTCATCTTTCGCCCCATTCGTCTTTCAAAATTCAAGCAATCAATACACTGGTATTGATATGGACCTCATCAAGGCTATTGCCAAAGATCAAGGTTTTGAAATTGAGATTACCAACCCAGGATTTGACGCAGCCATTAGTGCTGTACAAGCAGGACAAGCAGATGGTATCATTGCTGGTATGTCTGTAACGGATGCCCGTAAGGAAACCTTCGACTTCTCAGAATCATACTACACAGCAAATACGATTCTCGGTGTAAAAGAATCAAGCACCATTGCTTCTTATGAAGACCTCAAGGATAAAACTGTCGGTGTTAAAAACGGGACTGCTTCTCAAACGTTCCTTACTGAAAATCAAAGCAAATACGGCTATAAGATTAAAACTTTCGCAGATGGCGCTTCTATGTATGACAGTCTGAATACTGGATCTATTGATGCCGTGATGGATGATGAGCCAGTTCTCAAATATTCTATCAGCCAAGGGCAAAAATTGAAAACGCCAATCGCTGGAACTCCAATCGGTGAAACAGCCTTTGCGGTTAAAAAAGGAACAAATCCAGAATTGATCCAGATGTTCAATAACGGACTTGCGAACCTCAAAGCTAACGGAGAATTCCAAAAGATTCTTGACAAGTACCTAGCTAGCGAAACATCATCTGACTCTACAAGTACGGTTGACGAAACCACTATCTGGGGCTTGCTTCAAAACAACTACAAACAACTTCTTAGTGGACTTGGAATCACACTTGCTCTAGCGCTTATTTCATTTGCAATTGCCATTGTCATCGGTATTATCTTCGGTATGTTTAGCGTCAGCCCATACAAATCTCTTCGTCTGATCTCTGAGATTTTCGTTGACGTTATCCGTGGTATTCCATTGATGATTCTTGCAGCCTTCATTTTCTGGGGTATTCCAAACTTCATCGAGTCGATTACAGGCCAACAAAGTCCAATCAATGACTTTGTAGCTGGTACTATCGCCCTCTCACTCAATGCAGCTGCTTATATCGCTGAAATTGTTCGTGGTGGGATCCAAGCTGTTCCAGTTGGGCAAATGGAGGCCAGTCGCAGTCTTGGTATCTCTTATGGAAAAACCATGCGAAAGATTATCTTGCCACAAGCGACTAAATTGATGTTGCCAAACTTCGTCAACCAATTCGTTATCGCTCTTAAAGATACAACCATCGTATCTGCTATTGGTTTGGTGGAACTCTTCCAAACTGGTAAGATCATCATCGCCCGTAACTACCAAAGTTTCAAGATGTATGCAATCCTTGCTATCTTCTATCTTGTAATTATCACGCTTTTGACTAGACTAGCGAAACGCTTAGAAAAGAGGATTCGTTAA
- a CDS encoding 8-oxo-dGTP diphosphatase codes for MSRSQSTILTNICLIEDFKNQRVVMQYRSPEENRWSGYAFPGGHVENGESFAESVIREIYEETGLTIQNPQLVGIKNWPLDSGERYIVFCYKATEFSGNLQSSEEGEVSWVQKDQIPNLDLAYDMLPLMEMMEAPDKSEFFYRHRTEDGWEKEIF; via the coding sequence ATGTCTCGATCCCAATCAACTATTTTAACCAATATCTGTCTAATTGAAGACTTTAAAAATCAACGTGTAGTTATGCAATATCGGTCTCCTGAAGAGAATCGCTGGTCTGGTTATGCCTTTCCTGGAGGCCATGTAGAAAATGGAGAGTCTTTCGCAGAGTCTGTCATACGTGAAATCTACGAAGAAACTGGCCTGACTATTCAGAATCCCCAACTGGTTGGCATTAAAAATTGGCCTCTGGACTCAGGTGAGCGCTACATCGTCTTTTGCTATAAGGCGACAGAGTTTAGTGGAAATCTCCAATCTTCAGAAGAAGGAGAAGTATCTTGGGTGCAAAAAGACCAGATTCCAAATTTGGATCTGGCCTATGATATGTTGCCTTTGATGGAAATGATGGAAGCACCTGACAAGTCTGAGTTCTTCTATCGTCACCGTACAGAGGACGGCTGGGAGAAAGAAATTTTCTAG